The following coding sequences lie in one Psychrilyobacter atlanticus DSM 19335 genomic window:
- a CDS encoding M18 family aminopeptidase, whose amino-acid sequence MKKLANDFINFSHSSKSVFHAVKNTADILMDNGYKEIFESEKWNLEADGKYFFKKNHSSLIAFSIGNGKLNECGFKISGNHTDSPGFRIKPNPEMVGDSYLRLNTEVYGGPILNTWLDRPLSIAGRVVMKSENVFKPKTVLVNIDKPCLIIPNLAIHQNREVNKGVELNKQNDTLPILTLVNEELEKENFLLKIIAEENNIDIADILDFDLYLYEFEKGTLVGLNEEMISAAKIDNLGALYVGLDAFIEAKDFNGVNILACFDNEEVGSSTKQGADSNMLLNALDRISLSLGLDREEFFCALSNSFMLSVDGAHAVHPAQNQKTDPIIRPKMNHGVALKVTANQSYTSDAHSLAVVKQILEPNGIPYQYFVNRSDTPGGSTIGPISSTHLDINAVDLGLAMIGMHSIRELCGVQDLMNLKKLLKNYYSL is encoded by the coding sequence ATGAAAAAACTTGCAAATGACTTTATTAACTTTTCCCACTCTTCAAAATCTGTATTTCATGCAGTAAAAAATACTGCGGATATATTGATGGACAATGGATACAAAGAGATCTTCGAATCTGAAAAATGGAATCTAGAGGCCGATGGGAAATATTTCTTCAAAAAAAATCATTCTTCATTGATTGCATTCTCTATTGGAAATGGAAAGTTAAATGAATGTGGATTTAAAATATCAGGAAATCATACAGATTCTCCAGGGTTTAGGATAAAACCTAATCCAGAGATGGTAGGAGATTCATACCTTAGATTGAATACAGAGGTATATGGGGGGCCTATTTTGAATACATGGCTAGACAGACCTCTAAGTATTGCAGGAAGGGTAGTTATGAAATCAGAAAATGTTTTCAAACCTAAAACAGTCTTAGTGAATATAGACAAGCCATGTTTAATCATCCCAAACCTTGCAATCCACCAAAATAGAGAGGTTAATAAAGGGGTTGAATTGAACAAACAAAACGATACTCTACCTATCTTAACATTGGTAAATGAGGAGTTAGAAAAAGAAAATTTCTTATTGAAAATAATTGCTGAAGAAAATAATATTGATATAGCTGATATTTTAGATTTCGACCTATATCTTTATGAATTTGAGAAGGGAACTCTTGTAGGATTAAATGAAGAGATGATCTCTGCTGCCAAAATAGATAATTTAGGAGCGCTCTATGTTGGTTTAGATGCTTTTATCGAAGCTAAAGACTTTAATGGAGTAAATATATTAGCTTGTTTTGATAATGAAGAGGTAGGAAGTAGTACGAAGCAGGGAGCGGACTCAAATATGCTTTTAAATGCTCTAGATAGGATATCTCTATCTTTAGGACTAGATAGAGAGGAGTTCTTTTGTGCACTATCAAATTCATTTATGCTTTCTGTAGACGGGGCTCATGCAGTTCATCCAGCTCAAAATCAAAAGACAGATCCAATTATAAGACCTAAGATGAATCATGGTGTGGCACTTAAAGTTACTGCTAATCAATCTTATACTTCAGATGCGCATTCATTGGCTGTAGTAAAACAAATATTAGAACCTAATGGGATTCCATATCAATACTTTGTAAATAGATCAGATACACCAGGAGGGTCTACAATAGGGCCGATTTCTTCGACACATCTAGATATAAATGCTGTAGATTTAGGGTTAGCAATGATTGGAATGCATTCCATTCGTGAACTATGTGGTGTGCAAGATCTTATGAATTTAAAAAAGTTACTTAAAAATTATTATTCCCTTTAA
- the dinB gene encoding DNA polymerase IV, whose translation MKKSKRVILHYDMDAFYASIEIRDQPNLSGKPVIVGTSVITTCNYEARKYGLHSAMSVTKARGLCPYGIYLKVDKEKYSRVSKQIKNLVLKLTNKVEFIALDEGFVDITEIIKNYPSYEIFADKFQRGILKNTGLTCSIGIGYNKLSAKLASDAKKPGGVTFIKNLGEFADFMSDKGVKLIPGVGKKTQEILGRKSITQVSDVLKMSLQELRSILGYNRGEMIYEYCRGIDNRKVSIESKTHSISNERTYSTPLEDREFIWSEFLNLLVKTHKRLKQQKFHTKTLTLKVRYLDRKTITRSKSIYISTQSIENLKKLMVELFEEINLENKIKLLGVNLGNLSENKEYQLSFKDVGEIKKERKIQELKDKINNFKN comes from the coding sequence ATGAAAAAAAGTAAAAGAGTTATCCTTCACTACGATATGGACGCATTTTATGCATCTATAGAGATAAGGGATCAGCCTAATCTTAGTGGTAAACCTGTAATTGTAGGAACCAGTGTTATAACTACTTGTAACTATGAAGCCAGAAAATACGGCTTACATTCTGCAATGAGTGTAACGAAAGCCAGGGGACTCTGCCCCTATGGGATATATCTGAAAGTTGATAAAGAAAAGTATAGCAGAGTTTCAAAACAGATAAAAAACTTGGTTTTAAAATTGACCAACAAGGTAGAGTTTATAGCTTTGGATGAAGGATTTGTAGATATTACAGAGATTATAAAAAACTACCCATCCTATGAAATCTTTGCCGATAAATTTCAAAGGGGCATATTAAAAAACACGGGATTGACATGTTCTATTGGTATAGGATATAACAAACTCAGTGCAAAATTAGCCAGTGATGCTAAAAAACCTGGAGGAGTAACATTTATCAAAAATCTAGGTGAATTTGCTGATTTTATGTCGGATAAAGGGGTAAAACTCATACCGGGGGTAGGAAAGAAAACCCAGGAGATCTTAGGTCGGAAAAGTATTACACAGGTATCGGATGTTTTAAAAATGTCACTGCAGGAACTTAGGAGTATATTGGGATATAACAGAGGTGAGATGATATATGAATATTGCAGGGGGATTGACAATAGGAAAGTATCTATAGAATCTAAAACACATTCTATCAGTAATGAGAGAACTTATTCGACTCCCTTAGAAGACAGGGAATTTATATGGTCTGAATTTTTAAATCTGTTGGTAAAAACTCATAAGAGGTTGAAACAGCAGAAATTTCATACCAAAACTCTGACTTTAAAGGTGAGGTATTTGGATAGAAAAACTATCACCAGATCTAAAAGTATCTATATATCCACTCAAAGTATAGAAAATTTAAAAAAGTTGATGGTTGAGCTATTCGAGGAGATTAATTTAGAAAATAAAATAAAATTATTGGGGGTAAATCTAGGGAATTTGAGTGAAAATAAGGAGTATCAATTGTCTTTTAAAGATGTAGGGGAAATAAAGAAGGAAAGAAAAATACAAGAATTAAAAGATAAAATTAATAATTTTAAGAATTAA
- the nrdG gene encoding anaerobic ribonucleoside-triphosphate reductase activating protein — protein sequence MKIIKIFKETISDGFGFRYSIYFSGCTHYCEGCHNHDTWKGDIGRALDEEYMDEIVEEINSNYMLDGITLSGGDPFFNPAELLEFLKEIKARTHKNIWSYTGYTFETLLKDPTMRECLDYIDVLVDGKFQKADYDPDLYFRGSSNQRIIDIRESLENDQIITLEF from the coding sequence TTGAAGATAATAAAAATATTTAAAGAAACAATCTCCGATGGATTCGGATTTAGATACTCCATATACTTCTCTGGATGCACCCACTACTGTGAAGGGTGTCATAACCATGATACGTGGAAGGGTGACATAGGAAGAGCCTTAGATGAGGAATATATGGATGAAATAGTGGAAGAGATAAATTCTAACTATATGTTAGATGGGATAACTCTCTCTGGAGGAGATCCATTTTTTAATCCGGCAGAACTTTTAGAGTTTCTAAAGGAGATAAAAGCCAGAACTCATAAAAACATATGGTCTTATACCGGGTATACCTTTGAAACTCTATTGAAAGATCCTACCATGAGGGAATGTTTGGACTATATTGACGTATTGGTCGATGGTAAATTTCAAAAAGCTGACTATGATCCAGATTTATATTTTAGAGGCAGCAGTAACCAAAGAATTATAGACATAAGGGAAAGTTTGGAGAATGATCAAATAATTACCTTAGAATTTTAA
- a CDS encoding KAP family P-loop NTPase fold protein has protein sequence MSNLILEKSDDMEYLFKNCKLEREPIADNLTKIIENLGGKGSFVLGIDSPWGTGKTTFIKMWQKKLELEKSDKIFTIHFNAWENDFYGNVLLSLIGELDKYLDNSNKDVDKEDLKKVTGNIASSVVNFMTLGIINPKELYKELDGTKKRGLFNNYKEYKDLKERIKEDLTKIKEKLGVEKVIFFIDELDRCRPDYAIETLEKIKHLFGVDDYIYVLSLDKEQLSHSVSTIYGSGMDSEGYLRRFIDLDYSLPNPSKENYLKYLMEKHNLDENMENTKHFWKVISNFAKMEDISLRDLEKLFYRIKLILPLSKLEYHKVGTDEMCDSIDIYWMVYGYFICLNQKYNELYKELVSGKSKVLSRYSSYTSTSKGFNDPLQNNNFENFEKSLKWLIFEKRISQNEILKMLKVINENCNGVKKIEFVDFTIKDGLMTRGNRLPMNMLFNSERFIIKDHIEFINNF, from the coding sequence ATGTCTAATCTAATACTTGAGAAATCAGATGATATGGAATATTTATTTAAAAACTGTAAACTTGAAAGGGAACCCATAGCAGATAATTTGACTAAGATTATTGAAAATCTAGGGGGGAAGGGAAGTTTTGTTCTCGGAATAGATTCACCTTGGGGTACTGGAAAGACTACTTTTATTAAGATGTGGCAGAAAAAACTAGAGTTAGAAAAATCAGATAAGATTTTTACAATCCACTTTAATGCTTGGGAAAATGATTTTTATGGAAATGTTCTTTTATCGTTGATTGGAGAATTAGATAAATATTTAGATAATTCCAATAAGGATGTAGATAAAGAAGATTTAAAAAAAGTTACAGGGAATATTGCAAGCAGTGTTGTTAATTTTATGACTCTAGGAATAATTAATCCAAAAGAACTCTATAAGGAGCTAGATGGGACGAAAAAAAGAGGTCTTTTTAATAATTATAAAGAGTATAAGGATTTAAAAGAAAGAATAAAAGAAGATCTAACTAAGATTAAAGAAAAACTCGGAGTAGAAAAAGTTATTTTCTTTATAGACGAATTGGATAGGTGCAGACCTGACTACGCCATTGAAACCTTAGAGAAGATAAAGCATTTATTTGGAGTAGATGATTATATATATGTTTTATCTTTAGACAAAGAGCAACTATCTCATTCTGTATCTACAATTTATGGAAGCGGAATGGATTCAGAAGGTTATTTGAGGAGATTTATAGATTTAGACTATTCGCTACCTAATCCAAGTAAAGAAAATTATTTAAAGTATCTAATGGAAAAACATAATTTAGACGAGAATATGGAAAATACCAAGCATTTTTGGAAAGTTATAAGTAATTTTGCAAAAATGGAAGATATAAGTTTAAGGGATTTAGAAAAGTTATTTTACAGAATTAAGCTAATATTACCACTATCTAAATTGGAATATCATAAAGTAGGAACAGATGAAATGTGTGATTCAATTGATATTTATTGGATGGTATATGGATATTTTATTTGTCTGAATCAAAAATATAATGAACTTTATAAAGAGTTAGTTAGCGGTAAATCGAAAGTTTTATCAAGGTATTCAAGTTATACATCAACTTCTAAAGGATTTAACGATCCACTTCAAAATAATAATTTTGAAAATTTTGAAAAAAGTTTAAAATGGCTGATTTTTGAAAAAAGAATATCTCAAAATGAAATATTAAAAATGTTAAAAGTGATAAATGAAAACTGTAATGGAGTTAAAAAAATAGAATTTGTTGATTTTACAATTAAAGATGGATTAATGACTAGAGGAAATAGATTACCGATGAATATGCTTTTCAATAGTGAACGTTTTATAATTAAAGATCATATTGAATTTATAAATAATTTTTAA
- a CDS encoding anaerobic ribonucleoside triphosphate reductase produces MKVVKRDGQKVNFDANKIVCAINKAAIASKEDVSTKFALEVVNKIVDLNKDLKVEEIQDLVEKELMKTYPDMAKNYILYRDMRNIERHKRTTIKKSFDGIVTVEKNNINNENANMAGDTPAGQMMTFASETTKDYTHKYLLNPEYSSAHMAGDIHIHDLDYYPTKTSTCVQYDLKKLFSKGFKSKHGKIREPKSISTYATLATIIFQTNQNEQHGGQAIPAFDFFMAPGVLKSFRRHLRYRSLTFLDADYIENKNKELKEIINNSITTISVSEEIKNTLSEKLGMDMKTVEKLIKIAYADTKNETHQAMEGFIHNLNTMHSRGGNQVVFSSINYGTDFSPEGRMVIEELFKATEEGLGDSETPVFPIQIFKVKTGISFSEKDFELAVNNWAKASKGELEFETPNFDLFIRACEVTSKRLFPNFVFLDTPFNFHEKWDINDPDRYLYEVATMGCRTRVFENVRGDKTSIGRGNVSFTSINMPRLAIKARKEAIERLGADSSEVETLAVELFHENVKEMSYFVASQLKDRFEFQGSAVARQFPFMMENGIWDGGQNLGPNDDVRDTFASGTLGIGFIGGHNAMMALYGEGHGKNDKAYNTLYKAVSDMKDIATEKSKEHNLNFSALATPAEGLSGRFTKIDCEKFGVIEGVNDRDYYINSFHVDVKENISSIEKIKREAPFHELTRGGHITYVELDGEAKKNVMAIMKIVKAMQKEGIGYGSINHPVDRCRLCGHKGIIECTCPVCGSKEISRTRRITGYLTGDLDGWNSYKQAEEQDRVKHN; encoded by the coding sequence ATGAAAGTAGTTAAGAGAGATGGACAAAAAGTTAACTTTGATGCAAATAAGATAGTTTGTGCTATAAACAAGGCGGCTATTGCTTCTAAAGAGGATGTTAGCACAAAATTTGCATTGGAAGTTGTAAATAAAATCGTAGATTTAAATAAAGATTTAAAGGTAGAAGAGATACAAGATCTTGTAGAAAAAGAATTGATGAAAACATATCCAGATATGGCTAAAAACTATATCTTGTATAGAGATATGAGGAATATAGAGAGACACAAGAGAACAACTATAAAAAAATCTTTCGACGGTATAGTTACTGTGGAAAAAAATAATATAAATAATGAAAATGCAAATATGGCTGGAGATACTCCTGCTGGTCAAATGATGACATTTGCAAGTGAAACAACAAAGGATTATACACATAAATATCTATTAAATCCTGAATATTCAAGTGCTCATATGGCCGGGGATATTCATATCCATGATTTAGATTACTATCCTACAAAAACTTCTACGTGTGTGCAGTATGATTTGAAAAAATTATTTTCAAAAGGATTTAAGTCAAAACATGGAAAGATCCGTGAACCTAAATCTATCTCAACATATGCTACACTAGCAACTATAATATTTCAAACAAACCAAAACGAGCAGCATGGAGGACAAGCTATACCGGCATTTGACTTTTTCATGGCTCCAGGAGTATTGAAATCATTTAGAAGACATCTTAGATATAGATCATTGACATTTTTAGATGCAGACTATATTGAGAATAAAAACAAGGAATTAAAAGAGATTATAAATAACTCTATCACTACTATATCTGTCAGTGAGGAGATTAAAAATACACTATCTGAAAAATTAGGTATGGACATGAAAACTGTCGAGAAATTAATTAAAATTGCCTATGCAGATACGAAGAATGAAACACATCAAGCTATGGAAGGATTTATCCATAACTTAAACACAATGCATTCTAGAGGTGGAAACCAGGTAGTCTTTAGTTCTATCAACTATGGTACTGATTTCTCTCCTGAGGGTAGAATGGTTATAGAGGAACTATTCAAAGCTACTGAAGAGGGGTTAGGAGATTCTGAGACACCTGTATTCCCTATTCAAATATTCAAAGTGAAGACAGGAATATCTTTCTCTGAAAAAGACTTTGAATTAGCTGTAAATAACTGGGCAAAAGCATCTAAGGGAGAATTAGAATTTGAAACTCCTAACTTTGATCTTTTTATCAGAGCATGTGAAGTTACTTCAAAGAGATTATTCCCTAACTTTGTATTCTTAGATACACCATTTAACTTCCATGAGAAGTGGGATATAAATGACCCTGATAGATACTTATATGAAGTAGCTACAATGGGATGTAGAACGAGAGTATTTGAAAATGTCAGAGGAGACAAAACTTCTATTGGTCGTGGAAATGTATCATTTACATCTATCAACATGCCTAGACTAGCTATTAAAGCTAGAAAGGAAGCTATAGAAAGATTAGGAGCAGACTCATCAGAAGTAGAAACACTAGCGGTAGAGTTATTCCATGAAAATGTAAAGGAGATGTCTTACTTTGTAGCGTCTCAATTAAAAGACAGATTTGAATTCCAAGGGTCAGCAGTAGCTAGACAATTTCCATTTATGATGGAAAATGGTATTTGGGATGGAGGGCAAAACTTAGGTCCTAACGATGACGTTAGAGATACATTTGCCTCAGGAACACTAGGTATAGGATTTATCGGTGGGCATAACGCAATGATGGCTCTCTATGGTGAAGGTCATGGAAAGAACGATAAGGCGTATAACACGCTGTATAAGGCTGTATCGGATATGAAGGATATTGCTACAGAAAAGAGTAAGGAACACAACTTAAACTTCTCAGCATTAGCAACTCCTGCTGAAGGGTTATCTGGAAGATTTACAAAGATAGATTGTGAGAAGTTTGGAGTTATTGAAGGGGTAAATGACAGAGATTATTATATCAATTCATTCCATGTAGATGTTAAAGAAAACATCTCTTCTATCGAAAAAATAAAGAGAGAAGCTCCATTCCATGAACTTACTCGTGGTGGACATATCACTTATGTAGAGTTAGATGGAGAAGCTAAAAAGAATGTAATGGCTATTATGAAAATCGTAAAAGCTATGCAAAAAGAGGGAATTGGATATGGATCTATCAACCATCCTGTAGACAGATGTAGATTATGTGGACACAAGGGGATAATAGAGTGTACTTGTCCTGTATGTGGAAGTAAGGAAATATCTAGAACTAGAAGAATCACAGGTTACTTAACTGGAGATTTAGATGGTTGGAACTCATATAAGCAAGCTGAAGAGCAAGATAGAGTAAAACATAACTAG
- a CDS encoding MetQ/NlpA family ABC transporter substrate-binding protein, translating to MINLKKSVFIQRISLFFLLSLSLFSAPLKIGVSSDFNAELVNFIMEQDKTLDIELVRYEKNKNLNRELLDEKIDVNIFQTLDYLNSYNDLNDSSLESIGETYTEPIGIYSDKHSTIKSMVAGDIIAVPNDPSNKKRSLIFLEKMGLIKLDHRKQITIDRILSNPFKIEIVGVDASILPRFLEVADYVILNGGMAFSVGYTPEIDSLFLEDFNKKYINIIASREEMLENKKVVRFSKLIQSKETKLFILEKYGNNVSFF from the coding sequence GTGATAAATTTAAAGAAGTCAGTTTTTATACAAAGGATTAGTTTGTTCTTTCTCCTTAGTTTGTCTTTATTTTCTGCTCCTTTAAAAATAGGAGTGAGTTCGGATTTTAATGCTGAATTAGTGAATTTCATAATGGAACAGGATAAAACCCTGGATATAGAACTGGTCAGGTATGAAAAGAATAAGAATTTAAATAGAGAGCTTTTAGATGAAAAAATTGATGTTAATATCTTTCAGACCTTAGATTATTTAAATTCATATAATGACTTAAATGATAGTTCTCTTGAGTCCATAGGAGAGACCTATACAGAGCCTATAGGAATTTATTCCGATAAACATAGCACTATCAAAAGTATGGTGGCAGGAGATATCATAGCTGTTCCTAATGATCCCTCTAACAAGAAAAGGTCGTTGATTTTTTTAGAGAAGATGGGACTTATAAAACTAGATCATAGAAAACAAATCACAATAGACAGAATTCTTTCGAATCCATTTAAAATAGAGATTGTAGGTGTAGATGCTTCTATACTGCCTAGGTTTTTAGAAGTTGCTGATTATGTGATCCTAAATGGTGGAATGGCTTTTAGTGTAGGATACACTCCAGAAATAGATTCATTATTTTTAGAAGACTTCAATAAAAAATATATAAATATAATAGCTTCTAGGGAAGAAATGCTTGAAAACAAAAAAGTTGTTCGATTTTCTAAGCTGATTCAAAGTAAAGAAACTAAATTATTTATTCTAGAAAAATATGGAAATAATGTAAGTTTTTTTTAA
- a CDS encoding TetR/AcrR family transcriptional regulator, whose product MQIKKKEVQNKIYQGAMEVFKEKGYRGATMKDISKKSKVPIGNIYRYYQNKEVLFDEIVFELYSSLKYNHIHEKLERVSSECDQRPKNFLNNYINLATSKPMEFSILFDASSGTKYENFLEELVEIRGKKYLEYKRESSVEYGNIDEDFIMILMKSAITSIIDICKKYSNNEKLLRNYLIKFDCFFRSGISDKFKEVSFYTKD is encoded by the coding sequence ATGCAAATCAAGAAGAAAGAGGTTCAGAATAAGATCTATCAAGGAGCTATGGAAGTATTTAAAGAGAAAGGATATAGGGGAGCAACTATGAAAGATATATCCAAAAAATCTAAAGTTCCTATCGGTAATATATATCGATATTATCAAAATAAAGAAGTACTTTTTGATGAAATAGTATTTGAACTCTACTCAAGTCTTAAATATAATCATATCCATGAGAAATTAGAGAGAGTATCTTCTGAGTGTGATCAAAGACCGAAAAACTTTTTAAATAACTATATAAACCTGGCTACTTCTAAGCCTATGGAATTTTCTATCCTCTTCGACGCTTCTTCAGGAACGAAATATGAGAATTTTTTAGAGGAACTGGTAGAGATCAGAGGAAAGAAATATCTGGAATATAAGAGGGAAAGTAGTGTTGAATATGGAAATATTGATGAAGATTTCATTATGATCTTAATGAAATCAGCTATTACCAGTATCATTGATATATGTAAAAAATACAGTAACAATGAAAAATTATTGAGAAACTATTTAATTAAATTTGATTGTTTTTTTAGGAGTGGTATAAGTGATAAATTTAAAGAAGTCAGTTTTTATACAAAGGATTAG
- a CDS encoding FtsW/RodA/SpoVE family cell cycle protein, with product MKIKNQSLYGQDSEIEEKIGDRSIDSFVKVRGWILIIATLGLAIFSLLNIASASFYTSMRFYKTEYFFVKRQFLFLLAGIIPLFMGLGINYRWYEKKQAIKLIVILTFILFGVVAIGTAFGINSIVPIINGSRRWIDFKIIRLQPSELLKIAYIILIAKGLNACKKRKYKDMDVILTIFPFVMFFVLSVFFQRDLGTALHYIAISFIMIFFSDIELKHIFKFIAVIVVIGVTYGSYAYFLGDDTSYRNRRIRAYVNGVIYDDYDNGDGYQIKQSLIAVGNGGLIGKGLGNGTQKYSYLPEIHTDFIMASVGEEWGFVGVAIMFLTYIIILQIGITIAKSTKDHFGKYLAIGITGYLFSQIIMNVYVVTGLMPVTGIPLPLMSYGGTSLWTTLFSIGVLYNINKHSLKEGTKDANQEERGSE from the coding sequence ATGAAGATAAAAAATCAAAGTTTGTATGGACAAGATTCTGAGATAGAGGAAAAAATAGGAGACAGGTCCATAGATTCATTTGTTAAGGTCAGAGGATGGATATTGATCATAGCTACTTTAGGGTTGGCGATATTCAGTCTTTTAAATATAGCCAGTGCAAGTTTTTATACCTCTATGAGATTTTATAAAACAGAGTATTTTTTTGTGAAGAGACAGTTTTTATTTCTTTTAGCTGGAATAATCCCTTTATTTATGGGATTAGGGATCAATTATAGATGGTATGAAAAAAAACAGGCGATTAAATTGATCGTCATACTTACATTTATTTTATTTGGAGTTGTTGCTATAGGAACAGCTTTTGGAATAAACTCTATAGTTCCAATCATTAATGGAAGTAGACGTTGGATAGATTTTAAAATTATCAGGCTTCAGCCGTCAGAACTATTAAAAATTGCATATATTATCTTGATAGCCAAGGGACTTAATGCCTGTAAGAAGAGGAAATATAAAGATATGGATGTAATCTTAACTATATTTCCATTTGTAATGTTCTTTGTTCTATCTGTTTTTTTTCAAAGAGACCTTGGAACTGCACTTCACTATATAGCGATCTCATTTATAATGATATTTTTTTCAGATATAGAGCTAAAACATATTTTTAAATTTATTGCTGTAATTGTTGTGATAGGAGTTACCTATGGTAGTTACGCATATTTTTTAGGAGATGATACTTCCTATAGAAACAGGAGGATAAGAGCCTATGTAAACGGTGTAATATATGATGATTATGACAATGGAGATGGGTATCAAATAAAACAGTCTCTGATCGCTGTAGGAAATGGTGGGCTTATTGGTAAGGGATTAGGGAATGGAACACAGAAATATAGTTATCTTCCAGAAATTCATACGGATTTTATAATGGCCTCGGTAGGAGAGGAGTGGGGATTTGTAGGAGTTGCCATCATGTTTTTAACCTATATAATTATCTTGCAGATTGGAATAACCATTGCAAAATCAACAAAAGATCATTTTGGTAAGTACTTAGCCATTGGAATTACAGGTTACTTATTCAGCCAAATAATAATGAATGTATATGTAGTTACAGGACTTATGCCGGTTACGGGGATACCGCTGCCTCTTATGAGCTATGGGGGGACTTCTCTGTGGACCACCCTGTTTTCTATTGGTGTACTTTATAATATTAATAAGCACTCTTTAAAGGAGGGAACAAAAGATGCAAATCAAGAAGAAAGAGGTTCAGAATAA